One Candidatus Korarchaeum sp. genomic region harbors:
- a CDS encoding 6,7-dimethyl-8-ribityllumazine synthase, giving the protein MRYRVGVVSAEMKPELSRRMLASLIGKAPQYEVDVVKVCKVPGLLEAPLIVSELLKREDVDAVIVLGSIVKETSLEDYIFNQVVSKLSDLSLRFGKPVTFGISGPGIYWSDKLASLGADEYAELALRAAVRTLDVLRDLRG; this is encoded by the coding sequence ATGCGTTACAGGGTAGGTGTCGTATCAGCTGAGATGAAACCGGAGCTCTCGAGAAGGATGTTAGCGAGCTTGATCGGTAAGGCCCCTCAGTATGAAGTTGACGTAGTGAAGGTCTGTAAGGTTCCCGGGCTTCTAGAAGCTCCTCTAATTGTCAGTGAGCTCCTGAAGAGGGAGGATGTTGATGCTGTTATTGTGCTAGGATCTATAGTCAAGGAGACATCCTTGGAGGACTATATATTCAATCAGGTGGTGAGTAAGCTCTCCGACCTCTCGCTGAGATTCGGGAAGCCCGTGACGTTCGGCATCTCCGGGCCCGGCATATACTGGAGCGATAAGCTAGCATCACTGGGAGCTGATGAGTACGCTGAGCTCGCCTTAAGGGCTGCTGTAAGGACCCTAGATGTTCTCAGGGATCTCAGGGGATGA